The following is a genomic window from Geoalkalibacter halelectricus.
GCGATGCCGGGCAGAAAAAATCGCACCGCTGGCCTCAAGTGGTTCTCAAGGCGGCCAAGCAGTGTCGCCGGGCGATAATCCCCGAACTCTTGGGGGTGCAATCCTTCGCCGCGGCCCTTTATGAAGCGCACCACGCCGACCTGCGCTTCTTTTTTTATGAGGGATCGGGTACTTGGTCACTGCGTGAGGCTCTGGCCGGAGGGCAGCCCCGCCGGTTGGCCCTGGTGGTCGGTCCCGAGGGCGGATTCAGCGCGCAGGAGTACGATGAGATGCGCGCCCTGGATCTGCTGCCCGTCTCCCTGGGCCCGCGCATTCTGCGCACCGAAACCGCCGCCATGGTGGGTGCCGCGGTGGTGCAGCATGTGCTCGGGGATTTGTATTAGGATTGACGCGGGAATTTTAAACCTGATTCTGAAAATCTTCGTTCGATTCATTTTTCCAGGGAAGTGTACAACTGTTTATGGATCCCAGCTTGCAAAATGTCTCAGTCGTCCTGGTCGAACCCCAGGGAGATCGCAATATCGGTTCGGTGTGCCGCGCCATGATGAATTTCGGCTTTACCGATTTGCGCCTGGTGCGGCCACAAACTGATCATCTCACTCACGAGGCCCGCCAGATGGCGGTCAAGGCCGCCGGGGTGCTGGAGCAGGCGCGCATTCACGACAGTCTCGAGGAGGCTCTCGCCGATTGTCGCCTTGCCTTGGGCACCACGCGGCGCTTCGGCAAGTATCGCGAGGATTTTCTTCACCCCGACGAGGCCGCTGAGCTTTTTTTGCCCCTGACCCCCGAGGGGCGGGTGGCCCTGGTGTTCGGGCGCGAGGATCGCGGCCTGCTCACCGCGGAACTCGATCTCTGCCAGCGGTTCATCACCATTCCGACCAACGACGAACTGCCGTCCATGAACCTGGCCCAGGCCGTAGCCCTGTGCCTCTATGATACGGCCCGGGTGCTGCGTAGCCGGCAGGCGCATGGGCGCGTGGCGGGGCGAAAAAAACTTGCCTCCAGCCAGGCCGTCGAAAGCATGTTCGGCCACATGCGCCAAACCCTGTTGGATATCGATTTTCTTAATCCCGACAACCCCGATCACATCCTGCGCAGTTTTCGGCGCATTTTCGGCCGCGCCGGCCTCAATGACCGCGAGGTGCGGATTTTGCGCGGGCTGTGGAATCGCATCGACTGGATCGAAGGCCAGCGGCGCAGTCTCTCCGATCCGCACCCTAAGACGGAAAAAACCTCATGACCCCGGATGCTTGTTTTTTTCATAGTACCCTGGCAAACGGCTTGACGATCGAGGTGCGCGACCTCAGTCGGCGCTATTTCGGCGACTATCACAAGGTGGTGCTGGAAGTCACTTGCCGCCTGCCTCTGCGATCCGCCTTGTTTGCCGGCGATGGCGATCCCGAGCAGGCGCTGCGCGCCGCCCGCGCGGCTTTGGGCGACGAGGCGCGCACCCAGATGCGCCTGGAGCGCATGGGCGTGCCCGGGGCGAGTCTGGAAGCCGTGCGCTCGGCTTTGTGGGATTCCTTCACCCGAACCACCCTGAGGTATATGCAGCGCGATGACTATCCCTTGCGCCTGGTGCGCAGCCTGGTGGCGAAGCGACGGCAGACGCGCCCGCCCCTAAGACCCGTGCCCTGATGGAGGCCTGCATCCGGATCGAGTCCCTGGCCTTCGGCGGCAGTGGGGTAGGGCGCCTGGGGGGCAAGGTGGTCTTTGTCGCGGGCGCGGTTCCCGGCGATGAGGTGCGCATCCGCCCGGTGCGGGAAAAAAAGCACTTCATGGAGGCCGAGATCCTGGAGGTGCTGGTTCCTTCTCCCGATCGCCGGGTGCCTCCCTGTCCGGTTTTCGGCCAATGCGGCGGTTGTCAGTGGCAATCATTGCCCTATGCGCGCCAGGTCTTCTGGAAGGAGCGCATTTTCGCGGATTTTCTCCTGCGCCAGGTCGGTGTCGAGAGCCAGGTCATGGGCAGCCTGCTCGCGGCGCCGAATGAATGGGCCTACCGCAGCCGGGTCCAATTCAAGTGCTACCAGAGCCCTGCTGGGTTTGTCATGGGCTTCTACCGGCGTGGCAGCCATTTTGTCATCGATGTCGATCACTGCCCGATTGCCGCTGCGGCCATCAACCAGGCCCTGGGCCTGTTTCGCGACTGGCTGTCGCAATCTCCCTGCCCCGAAGCGATCCCCCAAGTCGATTTGGCCGTTGACGACGAAGGGCAGGTTGCGGCCATCGTTCACTGCCTCGCCGCCGATCCGCGGCCGCTGGCTGCCTATCTCGCCCCCCGGGTGGGCGAACAGGGTCTGGCCTTGTATGTGCAAACAGGGCGCAAGCACACCCTGACCCAGGTTCAGGGGCCGGGTCGGCTGTGCATTCACCCACTGGATGCGAGTCCCTTGCGTCTGGGCTATCCCGTGGGCGGCTTTGCGCAGGTGAACCTCGCCCAAAACCGCCGACTGGTTGCCGAGCTGCTGCAGGCCGTGGGTTCCCCAACCGGCCTGCGGGTACTCGATCTGTTCTGCGGCATGGGCAATTTCTCCCTGCCCTTGGCCGCGGCGGGGGCCGCCGTGGTCGGCGTCGAGGATTTTGCCCCGGCCATTGTCCAGGCCGAGGACAATAGCCTCGCCAACGGCCTGACGGCGCGTTTTTTGTGCCGTCCGGCACGGCAGGCTCTGACCCAGGATCTCCTTCGGGAGCGGTTCGATCTGGTCGTCCTCGACCCGCCCCGCTCCGGAGCCCGCGAAGTCATACCCGAGCTGCTGCGCATGCGTCCGGAGCGCATCGTTTACATTTCATGTGATCCCGCCACCCTCGCCCGCGATCTCAAACCCTTGGTACACAATGGCTACCAGGTGCGCGGCGCGCGCGGCATCGATCTTTTTCCGCAAACCTATCACCTGGAAAGCCTGACCTGTTTGCACGCCTGCTGAAGGTGGCCGAAGGCCTTGCGCGAACGCGCGGCGCGGCGGCGAAACACATTAATTTTTCGCTTGCATTTGCCTGGCCATCATGTTAGTAAACCTATTCAGTTTAATTCGTTCACTACAAAGTGGGCTTTCAGCTCACTTTTTTTTGTTTGATCGGAGATGATTGCGTGAACGACGCTTCCGTTGTCGACCAGGTCAAAGAACTCGCGCTTCCCGTTCTGCGGGATCTGGGGTTCGAACTGGTTGATCTGGAATTTAAACGCGAAGGCCAGGGCTGGGTGCTGCGCTTTTTCATCGACAAGCCGCAAGGGCTGACCCTCGATGACTGTGCCGCCTTCAGCCGCGAGATCAGCCTGGTGTTGGATGTCGAGGATTTCATTCACCGCGCCTATCATCTCGAGGTCAGCTCGCCGGGGCTTGATCGGCCGTTAAAGAGCCCCGAGGATTTTGACCGCTTTCGCGGAGAACGCATCAAGGTCAAAACCTTCGAGAAGCTCGATCCCGATGAGCGCAATCATCCGCGCAAAACCTTCACCGGCGAACTGCTTGGACTCGAAGAGGGCCGCATCAGGATCAAGCAGCTCGACAAGAAGGGCGGGGTCGTCGCGATCCCGCTTGAAGCGGTTGCCAAAGCCAATCTGGATCCGGAATTCGAATTTTGACCTCGTGGATCTTCCACACTAAAGAACGACAGCCAGTGGGCGGCACCGCCGCCCATCTCAAAACGCAAGACAGGGGGATGAGTTGACCAATCTCAACCACATCATCGATCAGGTCGTCAAGGACAAGGGGATCGACCGAGCCATTTTGGTGGAAGCCCTGGAGTCGGCCGTATTGTCCGCCGCCAACAAAAAGTACCGCAATACGCGCGATCTTGAGGCCCATTACAACGATGAGATCGGCGAGGTCGAATTGTTCGAGTTCGTGACCGTCGTCGAAGAAGTTCAGGATTCCTACAAGGAGATCGACCTGGAAGAGGCACGTGAGGTCGACCCCGACGTCGAAGTCGGCGACTCCCTCGGCATGAAACTCGATTCGGGAACCTTCAGCCGCATCGCCGCCCAGACCGCCAAGCAGGTCATTATTCAAAAGGTCCGCGAAGCCGAGCGCGAGTGGGTCTATAATGAATTCAAGGATCGCGTCGGTGAACTGGTCAATGGCATCGTGCGGCGCTACGAGCGCGGCGATCTGATTGTCGATTTGGGCCGTGCCGAGGCGCTGCTGCCCCATCGCGAGCAGGTGCCCCGCGAGAGCTATCGCCAGGGCGACCGGGTGCGCGCCTATATTGCCGACGTCAAGCTCTCGCCCAAGGGTCCGCAGGTCATCCTGTCGCGCACCCATCCGGGGCTGGTGGTTGAACTGTTCAAGGTCGAAGTCCCCGAGATCAGCGAGGGCCTGGTGGAGATCAAGGCGTGTTCCCGTGAGCCGGGCAGCCGGGCCAAGATCGCCGTGGTATCCCATGATCCCGATATCGATCCGGTCGGCGCCTGCGTCGGAATGCGCGGCTCGCGCGTGCAAAATGTCGTTTCGGAACTGCGCGGGGAAAAAATCGACATCATTCCCTGGAGCATGGATATCGGGCGTTTTGCCTGTTCCGCCATCGCACCCGCCGAGGTGACCCGGGTCTATGTCGACAGCGATGAGAAGGCTCTTGAAATCATCGTGCCCGACGATCAGCTCTCCCTGGCCATCGGCAAGAAGGGTCAGAACGTGCGTCTGGCTGCGCGCTTGACGGGCTGGAAAATCGACATCAAGAGCGAATCCCGGGCCGAGGAAGCCGCCGCCCAGGAAGCCGCCGAGGCGGAAGCGGATAATGAGGATCTCGAACTGGCCGGGGAAGAACAATCCGCCCTTGCCGAGCAGGACTTAGCGGCGGAAGAAGCTCAGGCGGAAAGCCCTGAAGCCGATGCCGATCTTGAGGCGCAGAGCAGAGACAAGGAGTGATGTCCGGGCACCATGGAGCACAGCGCAGTTGCCTGGGGTGTCGCAAGGTTCTGGACAAAAGTTCCCTGGTTCGCTATGTTCTTGCAGCCGACGGGCGCGTGCTGGTGGATTTTCGGCAGAAATTGCCGGGTCGCGGCGCCTACACCTGTCTGAGCCGCGGCTGCCAGCGTGAAGCTGTGCGGCGCAACCAATTCCAACGCGCTTTTCGCGGCCGCAATCAGGCCGTCGCGGAAGGCGAACTCGCCGCGGAACTGACGCGGCAGCTCGCCGATAAGGTTGATGGTCTGCTCGGAATGGTGCGCAAGGCCGGCCTGGCGGTCGGTGGAAGTAATCTGGTACTGTCGAGCTTGGATAAAAAAGACGAGCTTGCGCTGGTCATAGTCGCCCAGGATATTTCCGAGGGTGTTCTGGAAAAGGTTCGACGCAAAGCGGACGCTGCCGCGGTACCTCTGTTCACCTGGGGGCATAAGGAAATCCTCGGGCGCTGCATGGGGAAAGAGGAGCGCAGCGTCATCGGAGTTAAAAAAGCAAGTCTGGCAACGGCCCTGCAGGAGGGGCTTGCACGATACGAGCGATTCGTAGGGGAGATTTAATGGGAAAGACACGGGTATTTGAGCTGGCCAAGCAAATGGGTCTAGAGAGCAAGGAACTTCTGGAGAAGCTCGAAGCGGCGGGGATTTCCGTAGCCAATCACATGAGCGTTCTGGAAGAGGGCGACCTGAAGAAATTCGAGGCGGCCAATGCTCCTGTGGTCGCCCAGATTGAGGAAGAGCGGGTTAAGCCCGGCATCATTCGCCGTCGCCGCCGTGAAGTTCCCGTCGAGTCCGTGGAAGAGACGGAAGCCGTTGCTGAAAGCGGCGCGGTCGCTCAGCCCAAGAGCGAGACTCCCGCGGCCCCCGCCGAGCCCCAGGAAACCCCTGCATCGCAGCCCTCCGAGAAGGCGCCCGAGGAGACCCCCTCCGCTGCCAAGATTGCCGCGCCGGAAGCAGCGCCGCCGGCCGAGCCCGAGCCGGTCCCTGTTACGCCCCCCGCCGAGGAAAAGGAAGCTCCCGCGGAAAAGATTGTCGCAGAGGACAAGGAAGTTTCCGCGCCGCCGGTTGCCGCCAAGCCGGCCGCGCGTCCCGAGCGTCGCGAGGAGAAGCCCACCCCGGGCCGGGCCAAGGTTCTTGGACGCGTGGATCTTTCACGGCTTTCCTCCGGCCCTCCGGCACGCAGTGAAGAACCGCAGCGCCGTGAGCGTCCCGCCGCGCGTCGCGAGGCCCCTCCTGGTCGTCCCGCAGGAGCCGGCCGTCCGGCCCCCACGGGTCGTCCGGCACCCAATGGTCGACCGGCGCCGGAAGGTCGTCCCGCACCGGCCGGACGCCCGGCTACCGCGGGCAGGGGACGGCCGTCCTTTACCCCCGCTCCGGCTCCCGATGAGGTATTTACGCCCAAGGAAGTTCGCGGCGGCAAGAAAAACAAAAAGGGCCGCGGCGGCTACGACGCCCCCGGGGGCGAAGTTGCCGACGGGCGCCCGGGCCGTAAGGGACGCAATCTCGAGGTGTTCGAGCCCGATCGCAGCGGACGTATGCGCCGGCCCAAGAAAGGTGCCAAGCAGGCCAAGAAAACCGAGGTCACCATTTCCAAGGCGATCAAGCGCGTCATCCGCATCACCGACTCCATTACCGTCGGTGAATTGGCCAAGCGCATGGGAATCAAGGCCAACGAGTTGATTCGTGAGCTGATGCAGCAAGGCAGCATGGTCACCATCAACCATCCATTGGACTTCGACACCGCGGCTCTGTTGGCCTCCGAATACAATTACGAGGTCGAGAACGTTGCGTTCGACGAGGCAACGATTCTTGAGGAGGTTCCCGTTATCAAGGAGGGTGAGGAAGCGCCGGAGGATCTCCGCCCGCGTCCCCCCGTGGTAACGGTCATGGGCCATGTCGACCACGGCAAAACCAGCCTGCTCGATGCCATTCGCGCCGCCAACGTGACGGCCGGCGAGGCCGGCGGCATCACCCAACACATCGGTGCCTACTATGTCGAGCTTGAGGGGCGCAAGATCACCTTTCTCGACACCCCCGGCCATGAGGCTTTCACCGCCATGCGTGCCCGTGGTGCCAAGGCCACCGATATCGTCATTCTGGTAGTGGCCGCCGATGACGGCGTCATGCCCCAGACCAGGGAGGCGATCAACCACGCCAAGGCAGCAGATGTACCCATCGTGGTCGCCATCAACAAGATCGACAAGCCCGATTCCAACCCCGAGCGGGTCAAGCAGGAACTGACCGAGTTCGGGCTGGTGCCCGAGGACTGGGGGGGCGAGACCATCTTTGCCGAGGTTTCCGCCAAGCAGCACATAAATATCGACCAGCTTCTTGAAATGGTCCTGTTGCAGGCCGAAGTTCTCGAACTCAAGGCCAACCCAGGCAAGCGCGGTCGCGGCATTATCGTCGAGGCCCGTCTCGACAAAGGGCGCGGGCCGGTGGCGACCGTTCTGGTTCAGGAGGGCACTCTGCACATCGGCGATCCCATCGTCAGTGGGGTCCACTTCGGGCGTGTCCGCAGCATGGTGGATGATCGCGGCAACCGGGTCGATGAAGCCGGTCCTTCCATGCCCGTCGAGGTCACCGGATTGAGTGGGGTGCCCGATGCGGGTGATCTGCTCTATGCCGTCGAGGATGAGAAAAAAGCCAAGGACGTGGCGCAGCATCGGCAGCAAAAACTGCGTGAAGCCGAACTCGCCAAGACCAGCAAGATCTCCCTGGATCAACTGTTCGCCAAGATTCAGGAAGGCGACGTCAAGGAACTCAAGGTCGTTATCAAGGGCGATGTTCAGGGCTCGGTCGAGGCCGTCAAGGATGCCCTGGTCAAACTCTCCACGGATGCCTGTCGGTTGGTGGTCATTCACACCGGTGTCGGTGGGATCATCGAGAGCGATATCAACCTGGCATCCGCCTCGGATGCGGTGGTACTCGGCTTCAACGTCCGCCCCGAACCCAAGGCGGCGCAACTGGCCGAAAGCGAAGGGGTGGACATTCGCCTCTACAACATCATCTACGACGCGGTTGCCGACATCAAAAACGCCATGGAGGGTCTGCTGGCTCCGACTCTCAAGGAGAAGGATCTGGGCCGTGCCGAGGTGCGCGAAACCTTCTCCGTGCCCAAGGTCGGTATCATCGCCGGTTGCTATGTGCTCGACGGCAAGATCCTGCGCAATGCCAAGGCTCGTCTGGTGCGTGACAGTGTCGTGGTCTGGGAGGGCAAGCTCTCCTCGCTGCGGCGCTTCAAGGACGATGTTCGCGAGGTCGCCGCCGGCTACGAGTGCGGGATCAGTCTTGAGAACTTCAACGATCTCAAGGTCGGCGACATTATCGAAGCCTACGAGATGGAAGCCTTTAAAACCCTGCTCTAGGCGGACGCTGCATGGTGGTGGGCATCGCCAGATTTGATCTGATTCTGCATGCGCCGCAGAATCTCAAGGAAAAGCGCGGCATCGTGCGCAAGATTCTTGGTCGCTGCCGGGAGCGCTTTCCCATTTCCGCCGCGGAAGTCGGGCATCATGATCTCTGGCAGCGCTCCCAAATCGGAGTGGCGGTGGTGGCCCGCGATGCCGATGCCGTCGAATCGGTTTTGAGTCGCATGGAAGAAGAAATCGAGCGGATCGGCCTGGCCGAGGTTTGCGACCGGGAAAGCGAAATCGTTCATTTCTAGCCTGGATTATTCATGAGGCTTAGTCGCGAAACCGACCAGTGCTCGTCAGATCGAGCCAAGCGCAGGGAGTTGCCCTACAGACGTACTTGCAGTACGTCGAAGCGCAAGGAGCGAGCACGGCTTGAGATGGCGCGCAATGGACGGTTGCAGCAGAAGTCTTCATGAATAATTCAGGCTAGGAGTTAACGCGTTTTGGAATTTCAACGTTCACACCGGGTCGGGGACCAGATTCACAAGGAAATTTCGGCTCTTCTGGTGAAGGGGCTGAAGGACCCCCGCATCGGCTTCGTCACTATCACCAGCGTCGAGGTGACGCCGGATCTCCATCTGGCGCGGGTTTTCTTCACGGTCATGGGAGATGAGAAAGCGCGCCGCGAGTCGGAAGCCGGCCTCAAGAACTCCACCCCCTACATCCGTCGCGAACTCGGCAAGCGCCTACGCATGCGCTATACCCCCGATTTGCTCTTCAGTTACGACACCTCCGTCGATTACGGCAGCCGCATCGACAAACTGTTGCAGGACATAAACGATGAACAACGGCACGATCAGGGCGATTCTGGAAAGGATTGAGTCGGCGCGACGCATCCTTGTCGCATCGCATTCCAGTCCCGACGGAGACGCCATCGCCTCGACCCTGGCTCTGGCTAACGCCTTGAGGGAAATGGGGCGCGAGGTGGTGGCCTTCAATGCCGATCCGGTACCTCAGACCTTGCAGTTTCTCCCCGGTGCGGCGAGCCTGGTGCATGATCTGCGCGATGTCGCGCCCTTCGATCTCGGCTTTCTCCTCGATGCTGGCGAACTGCGGCGGGCCGAAGCCCCCCTGAAGGAACTTTGCGCCACATTGATCAACATCGATCATCATCCCTACTCAGAGCCGTTCGGCGAAATCAATTATGTGGATGAGAAGGCCAGCGCCACCGGCGCCCTGATCTACCGGGTGCTCAAGGAAGGCGGTCATCCCATCTCGCCCGACGTCGCCTTGTGCGTCTATACCGCCATTCTTTCCGACACCGGCTCCTTTCGCTACTCCAATGCCGATTCCGAGGCCTTTCGCATTGCCGCGGACATGGTTGAGCAGGGTGGAATCAATCCCTGGGACGTGGCCGGCGGGCTTTACGAGAGTCAGGATGAAAAGCGCCTGCGTCTGCTTGCCCTGGCCCTTGCGACGCTGCAGGTTTCGGCCTGCGGAAAGTTCGCCAGCCTGACCCTGACCGATGAAATGATGCGCCGCACTGGAGCCAGTCACGAACACACCGACGGTTTCGTTAACTATCCTCGCTCCATTCGCGGCGTCGAGGTGGCGATTTTGTTTCGCCAGATCGGTCCCGATGCCTACAAGGTCGGATTTCGCAGCAAGGGCCGCGTCGATGTCGGTGCCCTGGCCCGCCAATTGGGTGGCGGCGGCCACCATAACGCCGCCGGAGCCGAGGTTCAGGGCGCCCTGGAAGAGGTGCGCGCCTCGGTTTTTTCTCGCCTCCAGATCGGGTCCGCGACCGATTAAGGCATGGATGGACTGCTGTTGATCGATAAGCCGCGGGGGATCACCTCCCACGACGTGGTGGCGCGGGTTCGCCGCATTCTGCGCACCCGCCGTGTCGGCCACACTGGAACTCTTGATCCCATGGCGACCGGGGTGCTTCCCGTCGCCGTCGGGCGCGCAACCCGCCTGGTCGAATTTCTCATGGCCGACAGCAAGACCTACCGGGCCACCCTCAAACTTGGTGAAATTACCGACACCCAGGATGCCGACGGGCAGATCGTCGAGCGACGCCAGGTCAGCGACATCACCCAAGAGCGGGTCGTTGCCGCCTGTCGCGCGTTCCTCGGTGACATTGCCCAGACGCCTCCCATGTATTCGGCCCTGAAAAAAGACGGGGTACCCCTGTACCGCCTGGCACGCCAGGGCATCGAGGTTGAGCGTGCCGCCCGCCGGGTGCGCATCGAGCGCATCGATCTGCTCTCCTGGGAACTTCCTTTTCTGGAGATCGAGGTGGACTGCTCCAAGGGCACCTATATCCGCACCCTGGCGCACGACCTCGGGGCTTTTCTTGGCCCCGGCGCGCATCTGGTGCAATTGTGCCGTACCCGTTCGGGCGCCTTTTCCCTGGAGGAATGTCTGGATCTGGAAAACTTGTCCGCGGACGCCTGTCCGGGGGCTACCCCGGGATTTTTGGAGTTGAGCGAAATCCTCAGAGGGGTTAGCCGCTTGGCGGTCGACGAGGCGGGCGCCGCGCGCCTGGCTCAGGGAATTCCACCGACGGCGCTACAGGTCGAGGCGACACCCGGCGAGGATGGTGACCTGGTCGTCCTGATGCGCGGGCGGCGCTTGTTGGCCGTGGCCCGTTACGCACCCGCACGTTTACTGGAAAAACGCGGAGATTTTGAATTGTTAAGGGTTTTTCCCGAGGCCGCGGCCGCGTGATTAGCGCTTTACAGGTCTGGGGCAGTTGTGGTAGAAAACCTTCACGCTTTTTACGCAATCACCTGAGTCATCAGGATTTTACTTCACATTGAAAGGAGGTGGCACAGTGCTGGCCACGGAACGCAAACAGGAAATCATCGAACAGTTCAAGACCCATGAGAAGGACACCGGCTCACCCGAAGTCCAGATCGCCCTGCTTTCGCAGCGCATTACCTATCTGACCGAACACTTCAAGACCCACAAGAAGGATCACCATTCCCGTCGGGGGCTGTTGAAGATCGTTGGGCAGAGACGGCGCCTGCTCGATTACTTGAAGAGCAAGGACGTCGAACGGTACCGCAAGATTATCTCGGAACTCGGTATCCGCCGTTAATCATAGGCAGCATGCCTTCTTTCCCCAAGGAGGATGCTGCCTTTGCTTTTCGGTTTTTGTGTGACTGAGGAGGCTGACCGGAGAGAGCATCCGCATGGGCGGGTTCTGTCTCGGGCCATCCTCCTTTGGTCATTTCCGCGGGTTCGCGGAACAACCAGGGACGCGCCAGGCGCGTCCGCAATGTAAGGAGAACAGAATGGCTTATCACAAGATTGAAGTTGATTTCAACGGACAACCCCTCACCATCGAAACCGGCAAGATGGCGCGTCAGGCCGACGGCGCCGTGGTTGTCACCTACGGCGAGACCAAGGTGCTGTGCACCGCGGTTTCCTCCAGGAAAATGCGCGAAGGGCAGGATTTCTTTCCCCTGACCGTCAACTACCAGGAAAAATTCTACGCCGCCGGCAAGATTCCCGGCTCCTTCTTCCGTCGTGAGCGCGGGGCTTCCGAGCGCGAAACCCTCATTTGCCGCTTGATCGACCGCCCCATGCGCCCCCTGTTCCCCAAGGGCTATCTCTTCGAAACCCAGATCATGCCGACGGTCATTTCGGCCGACCTGGTCAACGACCCCGATACTCTGGCCATCGTCGCCGCTTCGGCCGCCGTCGAGGTGTCCGACATTCCTTTCAACGGTCCCATCGCCGGAGTGCGTGTCGGCCGCGTGGAAGGGCGCTTCGTGGCTAATCCCACCTTGCAGCAGATGGCTGACAGCGACCTGGACATCACCGTCGCCGGTTCGCGCGACGCGGTGATCATGGTGGAAGGCGAAGCGCAGTTTCTCTCCGAGGACGAGATGCTCGAGGCCATTTTCTTCGGCCATCAAGCCATGCAGCCCCTGATCGACGCGCAGATCCAACTGCGGGATATGGTGGGTGTCGCCAAGCGCGAGTTCGCCTCCCCGGTGGTGGATGCCGAGCTTGAGGCGCGGGTCAACCAGTTGGCCGCCGACAAAATTCTCGCGGCGATGAAAATCCGTACCAAGCAGGAGCGCTACGCCGCCCTGGCGGATGCCCGCGCAGCCGTCGCGGAAACTCTCGACGCCGAATTCCCCGAGCGTGGCGCTGAGATCGCCTCGCTGGTCGGCAAGGTGGAAAAGCGCGTCGTGCGGCGCATGATTCTCGACGAAAAGGTACGCATCGACGGCCGCGACATGGTGACCGTGCGCCCCATCGCCTGCGAGGTCGGCCTGCTGCCGCGCGCCCACGGCAGTGGTCTGTTTACCCGCGGCGAGACCCAGGCGCTGGTGGCCGTGGCCTTGGGCACCGCCGTGGACGAACAGCGCATGGACAACGTGCAGGGAATGGAATTCAAGAAATTTCTCCTGCACTATAATTTCCCGCCGTTTTGCGTCGGCGAAACCAGCATGCGCCTGTTTCCCGGCCGCCGCGAAATCGGCCACGGTTATCTGGCCGAGCGGTCCGTCGCCAAAGTGCTTCCCAAGCATGAGGATTTCCCCTACACCATCCGGATAGTCTCCGACATCCTCGAGTCCAACGGCTCATCGTCCATGGCTTCGGTGTGCGGCTCGTCCCTGGCGCTGATGGATGCCGGGGTACCCATCAAGGAACCGGTCGCCGGCATCGCCAT
Proteins encoded in this region:
- a CDS encoding DUF503 domain-containing protein; amino-acid sequence: MVVGIARFDLILHAPQNLKEKRGIVRKILGRCRERFPISAAEVGHHDLWQRSQIGVAVVARDADAVESVLSRMEEEIERIGLAEVCDRESEIVHF
- a CDS encoding ribosome-binding factor A, producing the protein MEFQRSHRVGDQIHKEISALLVKGLKDPRIGFVTITSVEVTPDLHLARVFFTVMGDEKARRESEAGLKNSTPYIRRELGKRLRMRYTPDLLFSYDTSVDYGSRIDKLLQDINDEQRHDQGDSGKD
- a CDS encoding DHH family phosphoesterase; this encodes MNNGTIRAILERIESARRILVASHSSPDGDAIASTLALANALREMGREVVAFNADPVPQTLQFLPGAASLVHDLRDVAPFDLGFLLDAGELRRAEAPLKELCATLINIDHHPYSEPFGEINYVDEKASATGALIYRVLKEGGHPISPDVALCVYTAILSDTGSFRYSNADSEAFRIAADMVEQGGINPWDVAGGLYESQDEKRLRLLALALATLQVSACGKFASLTLTDEMMRRTGASHEHTDGFVNYPRSIRGVEVAILFRQIGPDAYKVGFRSKGRVDVGALARQLGGGGHHNAAGAEVQGALEEVRASVFSRLQIGSATD
- the truB gene encoding tRNA pseudouridine(55) synthase TruB; the protein is MDGLLLIDKPRGITSHDVVARVRRILRTRRVGHTGTLDPMATGVLPVAVGRATRLVEFLMADSKTYRATLKLGEITDTQDADGQIVERRQVSDITQERVVAACRAFLGDIAQTPPMYSALKKDGVPLYRLARQGIEVERAARRVRIERIDLLSWELPFLEIEVDCSKGTYIRTLAHDLGAFLGPGAHLVQLCRTRSGAFSLEECLDLENLSADACPGATPGFLELSEILRGVSRLAVDEAGAARLAQGIPPTALQVEATPGEDGDLVVLMRGRRLLAVARYAPARLLEKRGDFELLRVFPEAAAA
- the rpsO gene encoding 30S ribosomal protein S15, producing the protein MLATERKQEIIEQFKTHEKDTGSPEVQIALLSQRITYLTEHFKTHKKDHHSRRGLLKIVGQRRRLLDYLKSKDVERYRKIISELGIRR
- the pnp gene encoding polyribonucleotide nucleotidyltransferase, producing MAYHKIEVDFNGQPLTIETGKMARQADGAVVVTYGETKVLCTAVSSRKMREGQDFFPLTVNYQEKFYAAGKIPGSFFRRERGASERETLICRLIDRPMRPLFPKGYLFETQIMPTVISADLVNDPDTLAIVAASAAVEVSDIPFNGPIAGVRVGRVEGRFVANPTLQQMADSDLDITVAGSRDAVIMVEGEAQFLSEDEMLEAIFFGHQAMQPLIDAQIQLRDMVGVAKREFASPVVDAELEARVNQLAADKILAAMKIRTKQERYAALADARAAVAETLDAEFPERGAEIASLVGKVEKRVVRRMILDEKVRIDGRDMVTVRPIACEVGLLPRAHGSGLFTRGETQALVAVALGTAVDEQRMDNVQGMEFKKFLLHYNFPPFCVGETSMRLFPGRREIGHGYLAERSVAKVLPKHEDFPYTIRIVSDILESNGSSSMASVCGSSLALMDAGVPIKEPVAGIAMGLIKEGEDVAVLSDILGDEDHLGDMDFKVTGSAKGVTALQMDIKITGVTKDIMKEALAQARQGRIHILGEMAKALDAPRGDLSPYAPRITTIQVKSDQVRTVIGTGGKNVRAIIEATGCAIDIQDDGRIHIASSDGEAAKQAIKMIRDLTQEAEVGKLYLGTVRKVMEFGAFVEIFPGTDGLVHVSELAKERVQKVTDILNEGDQVLVKCIGIDKSGKIKLSRKEALGQSLQEEA